Proteins encoded in a region of the Spirochaetota bacterium genome:
- a CDS encoding acyl-CoA dehydrogenase — protein sequence MMRNPLVDGRDVQFVLFELLNVDDLKKFPKFADQDKDMYQATIDLALKMAVEEVYPVNKEADKIGVKYDPETKKVIIPEGYKKALTKYNEAGFVGMIEDPEIGGMGMPGAVAIACSEIFTAASLSFTTYPGLSHGAAALIKNFGTEEQKKMYLEKMLTGKWGGTMCLTEPEAGSDVGNLKTKAISQPDGTYLIQGQKIFITAGDNDFYENIIHPVLARIEGDPPGTKGISLFIVPKYRVNPDGSLGEFNDVICSGIEHKMGIHGSATCTLNFGDNGKCVGWLLGQPRQGMKIMFHMMNEARLDVALQGLSLSSAAYMHAVTYARNRIQGVHVTQMLNPEAPKVAIIEHPDVKRMLLWMKGYVEGMRMLNYYLAHNATLIEVLDGDAKKEAQGMVEILIPIAKAGCTDTAVLVTSEAIQVYGGYGYTSDYPVEQYMRDAKITQIYEGTNGIQSMDLTMRKILMNPEQYNYNVMKKRMAETIAKAKGIVEDKYIELVEKGVQKLDEVITMLKDHMAAGRFLHIFAACTPLQQAMFMLTLAWLHLWSLTLTIPKMKELVGDRKGEDRDKFLADNEEAAYYSGRVLSSQFYLGAEFPKFFGRIDALLFNETAVIKASKDVFTGALLE from the coding sequence ATGATGCGAAATCCACTAGTAGACGGGCGAGACGTCCAGTTTGTTTTATTTGAGCTATTGAATGTTGATGATTTAAAAAAGTTTCCCAAGTTTGCTGACCAAGACAAAGACATGTACCAAGCTACCATTGACCTAGCATTAAAGATGGCGGTTGAAGAGGTATATCCGGTTAACAAGGAAGCCGATAAAATCGGTGTTAAATATGACCCGGAAACAAAAAAAGTAATAATTCCTGAAGGATATAAAAAAGCATTAACCAAATATAATGAAGCCGGTTTTGTTGGCATGATTGAGGATCCTGAAATTGGCGGTATGGGTATGCCAGGAGCAGTGGCAATAGCATGCAGTGAAATTTTTACTGCTGCAAGTTTATCGTTTACAACCTATCCTGGATTATCACACGGTGCTGCAGCACTAATCAAGAACTTTGGCACCGAAGAACAGAAAAAAATGTATCTTGAAAAAATGCTCACTGGCAAATGGGGTGGCACTATGTGTCTAACCGAACCGGAAGCAGGTTCAGATGTAGGAAATTTGAAAACAAAAGCAATATCTCAGCCTGATGGCACATATCTAATTCAGGGGCAAAAGATTTTTATCACTGCTGGCGACAATGATTTTTATGAAAATATTATTCATCCTGTTCTTGCACGTATTGAAGGAGATCCCCCAGGAACTAAAGGAATTTCATTATTTATCGTACCTAAATACAGAGTAAATCCTGATGGTAGTTTGGGTGAATTTAATGACGTAATTTGTTCCGGTATTGAACATAAAATGGGAATTCATGGTTCAGCCACATGTACTCTTAATTTTGGCGACAATGGCAAATGTGTTGGTTGGCTGTTAGGGCAACCACGGCAGGGTATGAAAATCATGTTCCACATGATGAATGAAGCGCGCCTTGATGTAGCTTTGCAGGGTCTTTCATTATCATCGGCTGCATACATGCACGCAGTGACGTATGCTCGCAACCGTATACAGGGCGTCCACGTTACACAGATGCTCAATCCTGAAGCACCAAAGGTAGCCATTATTGAGCATCCCGATGTCAAACGCATGCTGCTGTGGATGAAAGGTTATGTGGAAGGCATGCGCATGCTAAACTACTACCTTGCCCATAATGCTACACTTATAGAGGTGCTTGATGGCGATGCCAAAAAAGAAGCCCAGGGCATGGTGGAAATACTTATCCCTATAGCTAAAGCAGGCTGTACCGACACCGCAGTGCTAGTTACCTCTGAGGCTATTCAGGTCTACGGCGGCTACGGCTATACCTCCGATTACCCCGTTGAACAGTACATGCGTGATGCCAAGATTACCCAGATTTATGAAGGTACTAACGGTATTCAGTCAATGGACTTAACCATGCGCAAAATCTTAATGAACCCTGAACAGTACAACTATAACGTAATGAAAAAACGCATGGCTGAAACTATTGCTAAAGCAAAAGGTATAGTGGAAGACAAATACATTGAGCTTGTGGAAAAAGGAGTACAGAAACTTGATGAAGTAATTACCATGCTTAAAGACCACATGGCAGCAGGAAGGTTTTTGCATATATTTGCAGCATGTACGCCACTGCAGCAGGCTATGTTTATGCTCACGTTAGCATGGCTGCACTTATGGTCTTTGACACTCACCATACCAAAGATGAAAGAGCTTGTTGGCGACAGAAAAGGTGAAGACCGCGATAAATTCTTAGCTGACAATGAAGAAGCAGCTTACTATTCGGGCCGCGTATTATCCTCGCAGTTCTATTTAGGAGCCGAATTTCCAAAATTCTTTGGGCGCATTGATGCGCTATTGTTTAATGAAACTGCGGTCATCAAGGCAAGTAAAGATGTCTTTACTGGTGCGTTGCTTGAATAA
- a CDS encoding MBL fold metallo-hydrolase, translating into MKITQHVYQVGGSNLTHPSDAAIYCITDGTASALVDAGTGDGHDRLVKNLSRENIQASSLKYLFLTHCHFDHVGGAHKVRGTFGCKVIAHDLDAQYIESGDQYVTAASWYGSFLTPCTVDIKVSEKERIFEIGNLKVTMYHIPGHSPGSAALTVESEGKLVLFGQDVHGPLNDVLKSNRDDYIQSLEFLLSLNADILCEGHFGVYYGKEEVRDFIESFM; encoded by the coding sequence ATGAAGATAACACAGCATGTGTATCAGGTTGGAGGTTCTAATCTTACGCATCCGTCAGATGCAGCTATTTATTGCATCACTGATGGCACCGCCAGCGCGCTGGTTGATGCGGGTACTGGCGATGGGCATGACAGGCTTGTAAAGAATCTTTCACGGGAAAATATACAGGCTTCATCACTTAAATATCTTTTTTTAACGCATTGCCATTTTGATCACGTTGGTGGTGCGCATAAGGTTCGCGGTACATTTGGATGTAAGGTGATAGCTCATGATCTTGATGCACAGTATATAGAATCTGGAGATCAATATGTAACAGCAGCAAGCTGGTATGGAAGTTTTTTAACACCTTGCACAGTTGATATTAAAGTGAGTGAAAAGGAGAGAATATTTGAAATAGGAAACCTTAAAGTTACCATGTATCACATTCCAGGACATTCACCAGGGTCAGCTGCATTGACAGTAGAATCGGAGGGAAAGCTTGTACTTTTTGGACAGGATGTCCACGGGCCATTAAATGATGTGTTGAAGTCAAACAGGGATGACTATATACAATCACTTGAGTTTCTGTTGTCGCTTAACGCTGATATATTATGCGAAGGCCATTTTGGTGTGTACTACGGCAAAGAAGAGGTGAGGGACTTTATTGAGTCATTTATGTAA
- the thrC gene encoding threonine synthase, with protein MKGDSNYKAVFRCIAGCNEEYPLDEIVYRCKKCGELLEVHHDMDRLKELSPKKWRELFDSRTGTTKWPYGSGVWSKKEWVCPEVDNENIVSMFEGNTNLFWAKRFGAMIGMNDLWVKMCGNSHTGSFKDLGMTVLVSMVNEMIQRGKPIKAVACASTGDTSAALAAYCAYAGIPSIVFLPRNKISTAQLVQPMSNGSIVMSLDTNFDGCMKIVQEITKDNSIYLANSMNSLRIEGQKSISIEIVQQFDWEVPDVIIIPGGNLGNVSALGNGFAMMLELGLISKKPRIVLAQAQNANPLYLSYLNGFKEFKPVTPQKTLASAIQIGDPVSVKKAIRALQKFDGVVEQASEEELANAAALADRTGMYSCPHTGVALAVLLKLVEKQVISKKDRTVVISTAHGLKFSEFKVGYHEGTLEGVNCKYANKPIELEANADKVREVLFKELERRSKLEY; from the coding sequence ATGAAGGGCGATAGTAACTATAAAGCAGTCTTTCGTTGCATCGCTGGGTGCAATGAAGAGTATCCGCTTGATGAGATTGTATACAGGTGTAAAAAGTGTGGCGAACTTTTAGAAGTGCACCATGACATGGACCGATTAAAGGAGCTATCGCCTAAAAAATGGCGAGAGCTTTTTGACAGCCGCACTGGAACCACCAAGTGGCCATACGGAAGTGGGGTGTGGAGCAAAAAGGAATGGGTGTGTCCTGAGGTAGATAACGAAAATATTGTGTCAATGTTTGAAGGCAACACCAATCTGTTTTGGGCAAAACGATTTGGGGCAATGATTGGTATGAATGATCTGTGGGTAAAGATGTGTGGTAACAGCCATACCGGTTCGTTCAAGGACTTAGGAATGACAGTGCTTGTGTCAATGGTTAATGAGATGATACAGCGTGGCAAGCCCATCAAGGCGGTTGCATGTGCATCAACGGGCGATACTTCAGCAGCGTTGGCTGCATACTGTGCGTATGCAGGTATTCCTTCAATTGTGTTTTTGCCGCGCAATAAGATTTCCACTGCGCAGTTAGTGCAGCCAATGAGCAATGGGTCTATTGTGATGTCGCTTGATACTAATTTTGATGGTTGCATGAAGATTGTGCAGGAGATAACAAAGGACAACAGCATTTATTTAGCAAATTCAATGAATTCGCTACGCATTGAAGGGCAGAAGTCAATCTCAATTGAGATTGTGCAGCAGTTTGACTGGGAGGTGCCCGATGTCATCATCATCCCTGGTGGCAATTTAGGCAATGTTTCGGCACTGGGGAATGGATTTGCAATGATGCTTGAATTGGGATTGATCTCAAAGAAGCCGCGTATTGTGCTGGCTCAGGCGCAAAATGCCAATCCACTGTATCTATCGTACCTGAATGGCTTTAAGGAATTTAAACCGGTCACACCGCAAAAGACGTTAGCCTCAGCCATACAGATTGGCGATCCTGTTTCGGTTAAAAAAGCAATTCGTGCGTTGCAAAAGTTTGATGGCGTTGTGGAGCAGGCATCCGAAGAAGAGCTTGCAAATGCAGCAGCGCTGGCAGATAGAACAGGAATGTACAGCTGTCCGCATACGGGTGTTGCGCTTGCAGTTTTGCTGAAGCTTGTTGAAAAGCAGGTAATTTCCAAAAAGGACCGCACTGTAGTGATTTCAACAGCGCATGGGTTAAAATTCAGTGAGTTTAAAGTTGGCTATCATGAAGGCACGCTGGAGGGTGTTAATTGTAAGTATGCAAATAAACCAATTGAACTTGAAGCAAATGCGGATAAAGTGCGAGAGGTGTTGTTTAAAGAGCTTGAAAGAAGAAGCAAATTGGAATATTAA
- a CDS encoding homoserine dehydrogenase, producing the protein MKIRCGLIGFGTVGSGVYTLLQKHKDDIYKKTGITIELVKICDVRDIASRVTVPVTNRWEDITTDPDIDTVIELIGGIEPAKSIILSALKAGKNVVTANKKLLAESGDDIFTVAQTAKGALAFEAAIGGGIPCVAALRNGLVGNTIQSVVGILNGTTNYILTRMAEDGMSFSQALKLAQEKGYAEADPTFDIEGFDAAHKIALLSMLAYNVRVAMQHIYIEGITKITELDIKYAHEMGYTIKLLGVSHMVDSKLDIRLQPVMIPFTHPLASVRNEFNAIMYYGDMTGAVTLYGKGAGSHPTASAVVSDIVSIAQKQNGIKDTVYIAGDAIYLTPDERMLKFYVRLHTEDRAGILSKISGVFGSHDISIASVIQKEVNAPYVPLVITTHKAKEASMRKAKQEIEQFPFVNGQVMILPIEDFENKDE; encoded by the coding sequence ATGAAAATACGATGCGGGCTTATTGGTTTTGGTACAGTGGGCAGTGGTGTGTATACACTGTTACAAAAACATAAAGACGATATTTACAAAAAAACAGGGATAACCATTGAGCTTGTAAAAATCTGTGATGTGCGCGATATCGCATCACGCGTGACTGTGCCTGTGACCAATCGTTGGGAAGATATTACCACAGATCCTGACATTGATACTGTCATTGAACTTATTGGTGGTATAGAACCAGCGAAAAGTATTATTCTATCGGCACTTAAGGCTGGTAAAAATGTGGTGACAGCAAATAAAAAGCTTTTAGCCGAAAGTGGTGATGACATATTTACAGTGGCACAAACGGCAAAGGGTGCACTTGCGTTTGAAGCAGCAATAGGCGGAGGCATACCGTGTGTTGCTGCACTGCGCAATGGGCTTGTGGGCAATACAATACAGTCAGTTGTGGGAATTTTAAATGGCACTACCAACTATATTTTAACGCGTATGGCAGAAGATGGCATGTCATTTAGCCAGGCACTAAAACTTGCACAGGAAAAAGGCTATGCTGAGGCTGATCCTACTTTTGATATCGAAGGCTTTGATGCTGCGCATAAGATTGCACTGTTATCGATGTTAGCATATAATGTCCGAGTTGCAATGCAGCATATCTATATAGAAGGCATCACAAAAATTACTGAGCTTGATATAAAATATGCCCACGAAATGGGCTATACCATTAAACTGTTAGGCGTAAGCCATATGGTTGACAGTAAGCTTGATATACGACTACAGCCGGTTATGATCCCATTCACACATCCACTGGCATCCGTGCGCAATGAGTTCAATGCTATCATGTACTACGGCGATATGACCGGTGCAGTGACGCTCTATGGCAAAGGAGCTGGCAGCCACCCCACTGCATCGGCAGTGGTGAGTGATATTGTGTCAATAGCACAAAAGCAAAACGGCATCAAGGACACCGTATACATTGCTGGTGATGCCATCTACCTAACGCCTGATGAGCGCATGCTTAAGTTTTATGTGCGCCTTCATACGGAAGACCGCGCAGGGATTCTTTCAAAAATTTCAGGTGTTTTTGGTTCACATGATATCTCCATTGCTTCGGTGATCCAAAAAGAAGTGAATGCACCTTACGTGCCACTTGTCATCACCACGCACAAAGCTAAAGAAGCAAGTATGCGCAAGGCAAAGCAGGAGATTGAACAATTTCCATTTGTCAACGGGCAGGTTATGATACTGCCAATTGAAGATTTTGAAAATAAGGACGAATAA